CTGCTGGCGCCGCCGCCCGCACCGGGGAGGTTGATCGAGTTTATCGGCGACTCGCATACCTGCGGTTACGGAACCGAGGGGCTGTCGCCCCGCGAGCCGTTTACGCCCCGGACCGAGAATTGCGACCTGGCTTGGGCCTGCATTACGGCCCGCTACTTCGATGCGGATTACGTGCTGATCGCTCATTCGGGACGGGGGATCGTGCGCAATTGGGGCGATCCGAAAGCGGCTTCGGAGATAACCATGACCGACCGCATGATGCGTACGTTCGACGAGGTCGCCGATTCCCGATGGGATTTTCAGGGCTATAAACCCGATATTGTGGTCATCAAGCTGGGAACCAACGATCTGAGTGCGGACATCGTGCCTTCGGAGCGTGTGTTCGGGAAGGCTTTCCGGCGCATGTGCGGCAATTTGCGTGAAAAATACGGCGACGTGCCGATCCTCTACGTCGTGCCGCAGGGCGCCGGGCCGTTTTACGATTTCGCCCGAACGATTATCAAGGGATTGAACGATAAGAACCTGCATTGTATCCTGCAATTCGACGAGATTCACGACATGGATGCAGATCTGGGAGCGGGCTATCACCCCAACTACCGCGGACACCGCAAAATAGCCGCGGCGGTAATTCCCTACATCGCAACGATCACCGGTTGGGAGATGCCGCTGCGGGCAATCGAATAAAATCAGCATAAGATGAAAAAACTATTGACTGTCGTTGCCGTACTTGCCGGCATTGCGATCTGCGCCGATGCGCATGCCCAGAATGACTGGGCCGGTTTTAGCAGGTTCGAACAGGCGAACCGGGAACAGCCTTCCGCGCCGAAAGCGGTTTTCATGGGCAATTCGATCACCGAGGGCTGGATCGGCAAACACCCCGGGTTCTTTTCTTCGAACGGTTATGTGAGCCGCGGCATCAGCGGCCAGACGACTTCGCAGATGCTCGTGCGCTTCCGGGCCGATGTCATCGACCTGCATCCGCAGGTCGTGGTGATCTGCGGAGGTACGAACGACATTGCCCAGAATAACGGCTATATCTCGCTGCCGCACATTTTCGGCAACATCGTTTCGATGGTCGAACTGGCGCGGGCGAACGGCATCGCTCCCATTCTCTGTTCGCTGCTGCCTGCCCGGGATTTCGGCTGGCACAAGGGGCTGGAGCCCGCTCCGAAGATCATCGAACTGAACCGGATGATTCGTGCCTATGCCGCGCAGGAGAAGATTCCCTATGTCGATTACCACACGCCGATGGCCGAGCCGGACGGGGGAATGATCGCCGCCTATACCGGCGACGGCGTTCACCCCACGGAGGCAGGTTACGATGTAATGGAGGCGATCGTGCAGCCGGTGATCGGCGCTGCGCTCAAACACACGGGATCCAAGCGTCATAAATAGCCTGCGGGCCGGTATCTGCACAAAAAAAGAGGTCGACGATTGCCGTCGACCTCTTTCTTTGGCTGTTCCCGGTAGGGGGCGCTCGGTCACTTGCAGAACGACAGGACGCATCCGCCGGCCTTATCGGCCGAAATCCGGAGCTTCCCGGCTCCGCCGGGCGTGATGCGGATTCCCCCGTTCGGGCCGATCGTTTCGTACTTCTCCGGGTCGAGGTAAGAAGGCAGCGTTATGCTTTTTTCACACGCTCTTTTGGTGTCGATGAAGACCGCCGGATATCCGTTCACCGCTCCTTCGTAGCACAGCATGTCGCCGTCGTCGGCAATCGGCGCTGCGAACCAGGTGTAAACGCCGCGCCAGTCGATCGCATCGCCGTTTTGGATCGGTTTGTTCGAAATCAGCTTGTGGTAACTTTTGCCGTAGGATGCACAGATGAACATCACGTCGGCATCTGCCAGCCAGCTATGGTCGCCCAACCCGTCCGGCAACAGATATGCCGACTGGTAAGCCTTTGCATTTTTCTCCACGAATCGTCGGAAATCGGGGTAGTCGGCTTTGGTGAATGACGATTCCCCGGCTGCGGGAGGGGGTGTCCAGCCGCTGTAAGCCCCGCCCGGCGTGGCGAAATGGGTCTTGTTCGCGAACATCGACTGCATGCCGTAGTAAATCGCTATCGTCACCGGATTTTTGCAGCAGAAATCGTGGCGTACCGTCACGTCGATGTTGTTGCGGAAGATCCGGTAGGTTGCGAACTCGTGGCACAGCTCATCGCGCAGTTCCTCCTCGTTATCGGCGTTTTTGTACGGATGCGTCGGGTCGAGAATCACGTTTTCCGCCTCGATCGTTATTCCCTGCCGGCTCCATACGGCCTTGTCGCCTTCGAGGGGCTGCCCGTCCACCGTTACGCTGAAACTCTTGTTGTAGGCCGTCCGGGCCGTACGCTCCATGTATTTGTGGTTCGCTCCGCACCAGCCGCCGCCCTGGATATTGAACGGGCCGATATTGTCGCTGTAAGCCAGGTTGAGCACCTCGGCGGGTTCGCTTTCCGGGCGGGTCGTGGGCGTCCGGTCCGTATTGGGAAGGGTTCCCACGCGGTAGAAGGTATAGACTTCGTTGAACAGGCAGCGCTTGAACCAGTAGAGGATATCCGTCGAAGCGTCCATTTTGGCCGAAATGTAGAGGTTGTCGCCCTGGCGCTTGACGTACATCATCTCGGAATAGGGGCGTTTGCCGTCGTCGGCATTGCCGCCGTTGCCGCCGTTCTCTTCGCCGG
This Alistipes shahii WAL 8301 DNA region includes the following protein-coding sequences:
- a CDS encoding SGNH/GDSL hydrolase family protein; protein product: MKVLFFAVALFLSAGAGAAGGGPRSCRADSELVRFVGRAAGDAAGSLSFDWSGSHFSFRFDGTACSMRASDTGCNYYNVFVDGKFYGTVTVEGGASVIPLVGKLRRGPHTVTVQKRTEAEQGRTTLYAIETDGRLLAPPPAPGRLIEFIGDSHTCGYGTEGLSPREPFTPRTENCDLAWACITARYFDADYVLIAHSGRGIVRNWGDPKAASEITMTDRMMRTFDEVADSRWDFQGYKPDIVVIKLGTNDLSADIVPSERVFGKAFRRMCGNLREKYGDVPILYVVPQGAGPFYDFARTIIKGLNDKNLHCILQFDEIHDMDADLGAGYHPNYRGHRKIAAAVIPYIATITGWEMPLRAIE
- a CDS encoding SGNH/GDSL hydrolase family protein, which encodes MKKLLTVVAVLAGIAICADAHAQNDWAGFSRFEQANREQPSAPKAVFMGNSITEGWIGKHPGFFSSNGYVSRGISGQTTSQMLVRFRADVIDLHPQVVVICGGTNDIAQNNGYISLPHIFGNIVSMVELARANGIAPILCSLLPARDFGWHKGLEPAPKIIELNRMIRAYAAQEKIPYVDYHTPMAEPDGGMIAAYTGDGVHPTEAGYDVMEAIVQPVIGAALKHTGSKRHK